From a region of the Synechococcus sp. RS9916 genome:
- a CDS encoding DUF3887 domain-containing protein produces MNTTACVLALALCGPIASVMPSAKSQATNLEQVDARPMTVAQAAVAPSTTLTAAQATKAAQQLLDALQAKDAAGLYAGLSAPLRSTSSEAAVQDRLNRGPKLNGYRINSISRGIDDTTVEAVALLNGGKQEAPLLLVLDDTGKLVAWKWIGKTLPIEQSAINFVKDLDAERWVAARYYLDLDFQKEIGPQDLKRKWSKLARTLGGVKEIKSALVASQGGDQQLVLVTIQFGKVTDNLFVIFNRDGRIINVDFSADLV; encoded by the coding sequence GTGAACACCACTGCCTGCGTTCTTGCCCTCGCGCTCTGCGGTCCGATCGCCTCCGTGATGCCGTCGGCAAAAAGCCAGGCCACAAACCTCGAGCAGGTGGACGCAAGACCAATGACCGTGGCGCAGGCCGCCGTTGCTCCGAGCACCACGCTCACAGCAGCTCAGGCCACCAAAGCAGCCCAACAACTCCTTGATGCCCTACAAGCCAAGGATGCAGCTGGTCTTTATGCCGGTCTCTCGGCCCCCTTGCGCAGCACCAGCAGCGAAGCAGCAGTTCAAGACCGCTTAAACCGTGGGCCGAAGCTGAACGGATATCGGATCAACAGCATCTCCCGCGGGATCGACGACACCACCGTGGAAGCTGTCGCCCTGCTCAATGGCGGCAAACAAGAGGCCCCGCTGCTGCTGGTGCTCGATGACACAGGCAAGTTGGTGGCGTGGAAATGGATTGGCAAGACCCTGCCGATCGAGCAGAGCGCGATCAATTTCGTGAAAGATCTCGATGCCGAACGCTGGGTGGCGGCTCGGTATTACCTCGACCTCGACTTTCAGAAGGAGATTGGTCCCCAGGACCTCAAGCGCAAGTGGAGCAAACTCGCCCGCACCCTTGGTGGGGTGAAGGAGATCAAAAGCGCACTGGTGGCAAGCCAGGGAGGCGATCAGCAACTCGTGCTGGTGACCATCCAATTCGGCAAGGTGACCGACAACCTGTTCGTGATCTTCAACCGCGATGGACGGATCATCAACGTGGATTTCTCCGCCGATCTGGTCTGA
- a CDS encoding CocE/NonD family hydrolase codes for MSADPLNGDSAPSSNDHRDLSLILPDGVELKSRIWTPKQQSGPWPALLMRQPYGRAIASTVTYAHPRWWAEQGFVVVVQDVRGQGGSGGQFNGFSQEAADTDATLNWVRGLPECNGRIGVYGFSYQGFTQLLAQTGSTLPDCLAPAMTGLDERDHWSCEGGAHWWHLGLGWGLQLAALQSQRKGDEQAWEDIRRCLEDNRYYRDGLALLRRYDPGGMACRWLGQSPAETNAWIRHQPPDALMQQPMLLIGGWWDPHLRGVLDLHQRSLAAGGDPELHIGPATHLQWWPEAQQLHLDFFRRHLCDAPLNAEQASEQPDSRTMRVWDQCTHRWNAIGVGDASGGSWRLSGSSLACHDMSNGRLIATTSEGASAAQADTDAVVIVHDPWRATPAIGGHLSPHPGPCDRASVDARTDVATFTSAPLKQPLQVRGRPVLSLPASADQPGFDLCVALAVCPAGSAESRQISTGVARVIGEQALAETTYAIELQGLEACLQPGDRLRLSIAGACWPAIAVNPGTGSATCGPPSLDCRVISINLWLSAAELTIVPLIDQPER; via the coding sequence ATGTCAGCTGATCCGCTCAACGGAGATTCAGCCCCTTCGAGCAACGATCACCGTGATCTCAGCCTGATCCTCCCGGACGGCGTCGAGCTGAAATCCCGCATCTGGACGCCAAAGCAGCAGAGCGGCCCCTGGCCTGCATTACTGATGCGTCAGCCCTACGGGCGCGCCATCGCCTCCACCGTCACCTATGCCCACCCCCGCTGGTGGGCTGAACAGGGGTTTGTGGTGGTGGTGCAGGACGTGCGCGGTCAGGGGGGGTCCGGCGGCCAGTTCAACGGATTCAGTCAGGAAGCCGCCGACACCGATGCCACCTTGAACTGGGTTCGCGGCCTGCCGGAATGCAACGGCCGCATTGGTGTTTACGGCTTCTCGTATCAGGGCTTCACGCAGTTGCTTGCCCAAACGGGCAGCACGCTCCCCGATTGTCTTGCTCCCGCGATGACGGGTCTGGATGAACGTGACCACTGGAGCTGCGAAGGCGGAGCCCACTGGTGGCACCTCGGGTTGGGATGGGGCTTGCAGCTGGCGGCATTGCAAAGCCAACGCAAAGGTGACGAGCAGGCCTGGGAGGACATCCGCCGCTGCCTGGAGGACAACCGCTACTACCGCGACGGCCTGGCGCTTCTTCGCAGATATGACCCTGGCGGCATGGCCTGTCGATGGCTGGGGCAATCCCCAGCCGAGACCAACGCCTGGATCAGGCATCAACCACCGGACGCGTTGATGCAGCAACCGATGCTGCTGATCGGTGGCTGGTGGGATCCCCACCTGCGTGGCGTGCTGGATCTGCACCAGCGCAGCCTGGCTGCAGGTGGGGATCCTGAACTGCACATCGGCCCCGCCACCCATCTGCAGTGGTGGCCGGAAGCCCAGCAGCTGCACCTGGACTTTTTTCGGCGCCATCTCTGCGATGCGCCTCTCAACGCCGAGCAGGCATCAGAGCAACCCGATTCCAGAACCATGCGTGTCTGGGACCAATGCACCCATCGCTGGAATGCCATCGGGGTGGGGGATGCCAGCGGCGGAAGCTGGCGCCTCAGCGGCAGCTCACTGGCATGCCACGACATGAGCAACGGTCGCCTGATCGCGACCACATCGGAAGGAGCGTCTGCTGCACAGGCTGATACTGACGCCGTGGTGATCGTTCATGACCCCTGGAGAGCCACGCCCGCCATCGGTGGCCATCTCAGCCCCCATCCCGGCCCTTGTGATCGAGCATCTGTTGACGCGCGGACTGATGTGGCGACCTTCACCTCAGCCCCCCTGAAGCAACCCCTGCAAGTGCGAGGACGCCCTGTTCTCTCCCTACCGGCCTCTGCTGATCAACCCGGTTTCGACCTCTGCGTTGCTCTGGCTGTCTGTCCCGCAGGAAGCGCAGAAAGCCGCCAAATCAGCACCGGTGTGGCGCGTGTCATCGGCGAGCAGGCCTTGGCCGAGACGACCTATGCCATCGAGCTTCAAGGGCTAGAAGCCTGTCTTCAGCCCGGGGACCGGCTGCGGCTTTCGATTGCAGGAGCCTGCTGGCCCGCCATTGCCGTGAATCCTGGCACGGGTTCAGCCACCTGCGGCCCACCGAGTCTGGATTGCCGCGTGATCAGCATCAATCTGTGGCTTTCAGCAGCCGAATTAACGATTGTTCCCCTGATCGATCAGCCGGAACGCTGA
- the hemE gene encoding uroporphyrinogen decarboxylase, which produces MSDSLPLLLRAARGEAVERPPVWMMRQAGRYMKIYRDLRDKYPSFRERSENPDLSYEISMQPFNAFKPDGVILFSDILTPLPGMGIDFDIIESKGPQIGDPIRSMAQVDALRPLNPAESMPFVGEVLGRLRQSVGNEAAVLGFVGAPWTLAAYVVEGKSSKNYAVIKAMAFREPDILHKLLDHFAESIANYLRYQIDSGAQVVQMFDSWAGQLSPADYDTFAAPYQKKVVDLVKQTHPDTPFILYISGSAGVIERMATTGVDIVSLDWTVDMAEALARLPEHIGVQGNVDPGLLFGSPEAIEARIDDCVRKARGRKHILNLGHGILPGTPEENGAAFFRSGKSVMDRLGALA; this is translated from the coding sequence ATGAGCGACTCCCTGCCCCTGCTGCTGCGTGCTGCCCGCGGAGAGGCTGTCGAGCGTCCCCCGGTGTGGATGATGCGCCAGGCCGGCCGGTACATGAAGATCTACCGGGACCTGCGCGACAAGTACCCCAGCTTCCGCGAGCGCTCGGAGAACCCTGATCTCTCCTATGAGATCTCGATGCAGCCTTTCAACGCCTTCAAGCCCGATGGCGTGATCCTGTTCTCCGACATCCTCACTCCCCTCCCCGGCATGGGGATCGATTTCGACATCATCGAGAGCAAGGGTCCCCAGATTGGTGATCCGATCCGCAGCATGGCCCAGGTGGATGCTCTGCGTCCTCTGAACCCCGCCGAATCCATGCCCTTCGTGGGTGAAGTGCTGGGTCGTCTGCGCCAGAGCGTCGGCAATGAGGCTGCCGTTCTGGGCTTCGTGGGTGCTCCCTGGACCCTGGCCGCCTACGTCGTTGAAGGCAAGAGCAGCAAGAACTACGCGGTGATCAAGGCCATGGCCTTCCGCGAACCAGACATCCTGCACAAGCTGCTCGATCACTTCGCCGAGTCGATCGCCAACTACCTGCGTTACCAGATTGATTCCGGTGCCCAGGTGGTGCAGATGTTCGACTCCTGGGCCGGCCAGCTCAGCCCTGCGGACTACGACACCTTCGCAGCGCCTTATCAGAAGAAGGTGGTGGATCTGGTCAAGCAGACCCATCCCGACACTCCTTTCATCCTCTACATCTCCGGCAGTGCCGGGGTGATCGAGCGCATGGCCACGACCGGGGTCGACATCGTCTCCCTCGACTGGACCGTGGACATGGCTGAGGCTCTGGCTCGCTTGCCCGAGCACATCGGTGTTCAGGGCAATGTGGATCCCGGCCTTCTGTTCGGTTCCCCCGAAGCGATCGAAGCCCGCATCGATGATTGTGTGCGCAAGGCCCGCGGCCGCAAGCACATCCTCAACCTGGGCCACGGCATCCTGCCCGGCACCCCGGAGGAGAATGGTGCAGCCTTCTTCCGCTCTGGCAAGAGCGTGATGGATCGCCTCGGCGCCCTCGCCTGA
- the glgB gene encoding 1,4-alpha-glucan branching protein GlgB translates to MVAAVLDWMIEDGRRLAECRHDHPFAILGPQPSDTGWTVRAWMPEADRVDLVVNGEVIGTQTPNHPWVFEAQLTQDPGQSYRLQVSRGGIHHEQNDPWAFRDEWMGEMDRHLFSQGNHHHIWRKMGAHLTTIAGVEGVMFCLWAPHARSVSVIGDLNSWDGRHHPMQQRTGGIWELFIPGIQEGALYKYEIRTQEGHCYQKADPYGFRHEVRPDTSSLVSRLDTFQWSDRSWMTARDSRNALDQPISVYEMHLGSWIHAAADQPFIEADGTPRAPVPAADLKPGARLLTYSELADRVIPYVKARGFTHIELMPITEHPFDGSWGYQVTGWYAPTSRFGSPDEFRAFVDRCHAEGIGVIIDWVPGHFPKDSHGLAFFDGTHLYEHADPRIGEHKEWGTLIFNYSRNEVRNFLVANLIFWFEQFHIDGIRVDAVASMLYRDYLRPDGEWLPNEHGGRENTEAVRFLQQANHVLFQHYPGALSIAEESTTWPMVTQPTDIGGLGFNLKWNMGWMHDMLDYFELDPWFRQFHQNNITFSIWYTYTENFMLALSHDEVVHGKSHLLHKMPGDDWQKYANTRALLAYMWTHPGKKTIFMGMEFGQRAEWNVWGDLQWDLLQYDPHQGVQRLVDDLNVLYKAEPALWRDDFDQYGFQWIDCNDNRHSVISFMRRESTSGTWLVVVANFTPQSHSHYRVGVPLAGFYAELFNTDAARYGGSNLGNMGGKHSEEWGIHGYDNSLDLCLPPLSVMVFKHDPKRSLEAKGAESSG, encoded by the coding sequence ATGGTTGCTGCAGTCCTCGACTGGATGATTGAGGATGGTCGGCGTCTGGCCGAATGTCGCCACGACCATCCTTTTGCGATTCTTGGACCCCAGCCCTCTGACACGGGCTGGACCGTCCGAGCTTGGATGCCAGAGGCCGACCGGGTCGACCTCGTTGTCAATGGGGAGGTGATCGGCACCCAGACGCCGAATCACCCCTGGGTGTTTGAGGCTCAGCTCACCCAAGACCCGGGTCAGAGTTACCGCCTTCAGGTCAGCCGTGGGGGCATCCACCACGAGCAAAACGATCCCTGGGCCTTCCGGGATGAATGGATGGGCGAAATGGATCGCCATCTCTTCTCCCAGGGCAACCATCACCACATCTGGCGCAAGATGGGCGCCCATCTCACCACCATTGCCGGTGTTGAGGGTGTGATGTTCTGCCTTTGGGCTCCCCACGCTCGCAGCGTCAGTGTGATCGGGGATCTCAACTCCTGGGATGGCCGCCATCACCCCATGCAGCAACGCACGGGCGGCATCTGGGAACTGTTCATTCCTGGGATCCAGGAAGGAGCGCTTTACAAATACGAAATCCGCACCCAAGAGGGGCACTGCTACCAGAAAGCCGACCCCTACGGTTTCCGCCACGAAGTGCGTCCCGACACCAGTTCCTTGGTGTCCAGACTCGACACCTTCCAGTGGAGCGATCGCTCCTGGATGACAGCGCGCGACAGCCGCAACGCGCTCGATCAGCCCATCTCCGTCTACGAGATGCATCTGGGCAGCTGGATCCATGCCGCAGCGGATCAACCGTTCATCGAAGCCGATGGCACCCCCCGTGCTCCTGTTCCGGCCGCCGATCTCAAACCCGGGGCCCGACTCCTCACCTACTCCGAGCTGGCTGATCGGGTGATCCCCTACGTGAAAGCCCGCGGATTCACGCATATCGAACTGATGCCGATCACGGAACATCCGTTCGATGGGTCGTGGGGCTATCAAGTGACGGGCTGGTACGCCCCCACCAGCCGTTTCGGCAGCCCGGATGAATTCCGCGCTTTTGTGGATCGATGCCATGCCGAAGGAATCGGCGTGATCATCGACTGGGTTCCAGGCCACTTCCCGAAGGACAGCCATGGCCTGGCCTTCTTCGATGGCACCCACCTCTACGAACATGCCGACCCCCGCATCGGCGAGCACAAGGAGTGGGGAACGCTGATCTTCAACTACAGCCGCAACGAAGTGCGCAACTTCCTTGTGGCAAACCTCATCTTCTGGTTCGAACAGTTCCACATCGACGGAATCCGAGTGGATGCGGTGGCATCAATGCTGTACCGCGATTACCTGCGTCCCGACGGTGAATGGCTTCCGAATGAACACGGCGGCCGGGAAAACACCGAAGCGGTTCGCTTCCTCCAACAGGCCAACCACGTGCTGTTCCAGCACTACCCCGGTGCACTCTCGATCGCGGAGGAATCCACCACCTGGCCGATGGTGACCCAGCCCACCGACATCGGAGGACTCGGGTTCAACCTCAAATGGAACATGGGCTGGATGCACGACATGCTCGATTACTTCGAGCTGGATCCCTGGTTCCGCCAGTTCCACCAAAACAACATCACCTTTTCGATCTGGTACACCTACACCGAGAACTTCATGCTGGCCTTGAGCCACGATGAAGTGGTGCACGGCAAGAGCCATCTGCTGCACAAGATGCCGGGAGACGATTGGCAGAAATACGCCAACACCCGGGCTCTACTCGCCTACATGTGGACCCATCCCGGCAAGAAGACGATCTTTATGGGGATGGAATTCGGTCAACGGGCCGAATGGAATGTGTGGGGAGATCTGCAATGGGACCTCCTCCAATACGACCCTCACCAAGGGGTCCAGCGCCTGGTGGACGACCTCAACGTCCTCTACAAAGCAGAACCAGCCCTCTGGCGCGATGACTTTGATCAGTACGGTTTCCAGTGGATCGACTGCAATGACAACCGCCACTCGGTGATCAGCTTCATGCGCCGTGAGAGCACCAGTGGCACCTGGCTCGTGGTGGTGGCCAACTTCACCCCCCAAAGCCACTCCCATTACCGCGTTGGCGTCCCCCTGGCTGGTTTCTATGCGGAGTTGTTCAACACCGATGCCGCCCGTTATGGCGGCAGCAACCTGGGCAACATGGGCGGCAAGCACTCCGAGGAGTGGGGGATCCATGGCTATGACAACTCGCTTGATCTCTGCCTGCCTCCCCTGAGCGTGATGGTGTTCAAACACGACCCCAAGCGCAGCCTCGAGGCCAAGGGAGCAGAGAGCAGCGGTTGA
- a CDS encoding Ycf51 family protein codes for MNLPQLVQSSAGWLAWSGLGFAVLTVIAFAARWGLRFRLVGVTSFTLLLAVSSWAFTVSYTPPVVIEGAVRAPVVFDNGNDLVIAQAPAGMDDAAITPTLEQLAGNLRSGGRSSQVVTIRLRQLRSAGEGVSEPVILGQTEVNNASVPTGLEG; via the coding sequence ATGAATCTGCCCCAGCTCGTTCAAAGTTCCGCAGGATGGCTGGCATGGAGCGGACTTGGCTTCGCCGTTCTCACGGTCATCGCCTTCGCCGCACGCTGGGGGCTGCGCTTCCGCTTGGTGGGCGTAACCAGCTTCACCCTGCTGCTGGCGGTGAGCAGCTGGGCCTTCACCGTCAGCTACACACCGCCCGTCGTGATTGAGGGAGCTGTCCGCGCTCCGGTGGTGTTTGACAACGGCAATGACCTGGTGATCGCCCAGGCACCAGCTGGGATGGACGACGCAGCGATCACCCCGACCTTGGAGCAACTGGCAGGCAACCTGCGCTCCGGCGGCCGTAGCAGCCAGGTGGTCACGATCCGTCTCCGTCAGCTGCGCTCGGCCGGCGAAGGGGTCAGCGAACCCGTCATTTTGGGCCAGACAGAGGTCAACAACGCGAGCGTTCCAACCGGCCTGGAGGGATGA
- a CDS encoding DUF4332 domain-containing protein, which translates to MSSAAPLRDLPQSFRDEQQALEAAGIATWGALLTLSDHQLSQLSRSGRASARNFKRLRGMAALVCHLELAPSDAALLMHAGIATVSALAASSPQDVVTRTGRLERQLRSGRPAVVDLAVARRWILAAQAWQPRN; encoded by the coding sequence ATGAGCAGCGCTGCGCCGCTGCGGGATTTACCCCAGAGTTTCCGGGATGAACAGCAGGCCCTTGAGGCCGCTGGAATCGCCACTTGGGGCGCATTGTTGACCCTGAGTGACCACCAGCTGAGCCAGCTGTCGCGCAGCGGACGGGCCAGTGCGCGCAATTTCAAACGTTTACGAGGCATGGCGGCTCTTGTCTGCCACCTGGAGCTCGCGCCGTCGGACGCAGCCCTGTTGATGCATGCCGGGATTGCCACCGTTTCGGCCCTCGCAGCCTCGTCGCCCCAGGACGTTGTCACCCGCACAGGACGGCTGGAACGGCAACTGCGCAGCGGCAGACCAGCTGTTGTCGACCTCGCTGTGGCCAGGCGCTGGATCCTTGCCGCCCAGGCATGGCAACCGAGGAACTGA